In Apium graveolens cultivar Ventura chromosome 10, ASM990537v1, whole genome shotgun sequence, the following are encoded in one genomic region:
- the LOC141693827 gene encoding uncharacterized protein LOC141693827 isoform X1, producing the protein MSILGSSSSSSSSNNNGPIFQEFKKQASFFFKEKIKTARLALTDVTPAQLYVFLYTVILYFRLTEEATNGSLTAPDTRTLKAISKAAFEVDDYFRILEILRSRLVKFDKKNWRTSYQALIVIEYLMTHGPESVAKEFQADKDVIRDMGCFQLIDEKGFNWGLNVRLKSEKILMLLEEGSLLKEERNRARKVSRGIEGFGSFSQRTSSAQGILSESPVTKYARSKSQFIENGDQEDWFSSEEETTKTMFNGSYDSSDKNVRLVSNKEAKGNNSFNSQPLANIETQSVSKENVAPKKEYILGGFDKRNFSGDSRPLLDDENDESRANIVVEEDHPFNASAQLTGASLLSKDHTVQAF; encoded by the exons ATGTCAATCTTAGggagcagcagcagcagcagcagcagcaacaataaTGGTCCTATATTCCAAGAATTCAAGAAACAAGCTTCTTTTTTCTTTAAGGAAAAGATCAAGACTGCCCGTTTGGCTCTCACTGACGTTACCCCAGCTCAATTGTATGTTTTCTTATATACAGTAATCTTATATTTCAG ATTGACTGAAGAGGCAACAAATGGAAGTTTAACTGCTCCTGATACGCGTACCTTGAAGGCGATATCCAAGGCTGCTTTTGAAGTTGATGATTATTTTAGGATTCTTGAGATTTTGCGTAGCAG aTTAGTCAAATTTGATAAAAAGAACTGGAGAACATCATATCAGGCGCTGATTGTAATAGAGTATTTGATGACCCATGGACCAGAAAGTGTTGCAAAAGAATTTCAAGCTGATAAAGATGTTATcagagatatgggatgctttcAGCTTATCGATGAGAAAGG ATTTAATTGGGGCCTTAATGTTAGATTGAAATCTGAAAAGATACTGATGCTCCTAGAAGAGGGGTCTCTCCTCAAAGAAGAAAGAAATCGAGCTCGAAAGGTAAGTAGAGGTATTGAGGGGTTTGGGAGCTTCTCCCAAAGGACTTCATCAGCCCAAGGAATTCTGAGTGAATCCCCAGTCACAAAATATGCAAGGTCGAAGTCTCAGTTTATTGAGAATGGCGATCAGGAAGACTGGTTTTCATCAGAAGAAGAAACAACAAAAACAATGTTTAATGGCTCATACGACTCAAGTGATAAGAACGTCCGTTTAGTGTCAAACAAGGAGGCAAAAGGTAACAACTCCTTTAATAGCCAGCCACTTGCAAACATTGAAACTCAGAGTGTTTCCAAAGAAAATGTAGCTCCAAAGAAAGAATATATACTAGGAGGATTTGATAAAAGAAACTTCAGCGGAGACTCAAGACCCCTTCTGGATGATGAGAATGATGAGTCCAGGGCCAATATCGTTGTTGAAGAAGATCATCCATTCAATGCTTCTGCTCAGCTAACTGGTGCCTCCCTCCTGTCAAAGGATCATACAGTTCAGGCATTCTAA
- the LOC141692800 gene encoding fasciclin-like arabinogalactan protein 4, translating into MATTTTSPPSLVSIFTPITLLFLLLLSPLPSLSFTNITTLLSSYPHFSDFTNLLLSTSIPLDLTHRTSLTILAVPNSFLRTSTASTTRPDIADILRYHVLLQYLSLSDLRHFSSSGKLITTLFQTTGRATSNFGSVNISHNPATDVTSFVSPESNATLLSLVKSVPYNLSIFSINNLLVPISADLMASESGPRIDLNITKAITDGHNFNVAVAMLQASGVVDEFEEDENGAGITLFIPTDESFSDLPPNARFQSLPADKKAVVLRFHVLHSYYPLGSLESIVNPAQPTLATEHMGAGSFTLNISRVNGSVSINSGIVQASVTQTVFDQKPVAIFGVSRVLLPREIFGNKPIIFKPSIGGHYAIAQPPKTAVSPESSSAPVFQREIKSEATRLDSCRTRLQWGQRDRRWKDHSIHQRIVQLRAWINSAELSPSPPFYILTSTGAKLMPPSL; encoded by the exons ATGGCTACTACTACTACATCCCCTCCATCTCTTGTTTCCATATTTACCCCTATCACTCTTCTCTTTTTACTCCTGTTATCTCCACTCCCCAGTCTTTCCTTCACTAACATCACTACTCTCCTTTCCTCTTACCCTCACTTCTCTGACTTCACTAATCTCCTCCTCTCAACTTCAATCCCTCTTGATCTCACTCACCGCACTTCCCTCACTATTCTTGCTGTTCCCAACTCATTTCTACGTACTTCCACTGCTTCCACGACACGCCCTGATATCGCCGATATTCTGCGATATCATGTACTTCTTCAGTACCTGTCATTATCCGATCTTCGCCATTTTTCAAGTTCGGGAAAATTAATTACTACCCTGTTTCAGACTACTGGTCGTGCTACTAGCAATTTTGGCTCTGTTAATATTAGCCATAATCCGGCCACTGATGTCACATCTTTTGTTTCGCCCGAAAGCAATGCGACTTTATTGTCGCTCGTTAAATCGGTACCttataatttatcaattttttcGATAAATAATTTACTGGTTCCGATAAGTGCTGATCTTATGGCTTCCGAATCAGGTCCTCGGATAGACCTGAATATTACGAAAGCCATAACCGATGGCCATAATTTTAATGTGGCCGTCGCAATGCTACAAGCATCCGGCGTCGTTGATGAATTCGAAGAAGATGAAAACGGCGCCGGGATTACTCTTTTTATTCCAACCGACGAATCTTTTTCCGATCTACCACCTAATGCTAGATTCCAATCTTTACCAGCTGATAAAAAAGCTGTGGTGTTAAGATTCCACGTGTTACATTCTTATTATCCACTTGGTTCACTTGAGTCAATAGTGAACCCGGCCCAACCAACTTTAGCAACCGAACATATGGGAGCCGGTAGTTTCACATTAAATATTTCTCGAGTTAACGGTTCGGTTTCGATTAATTCGGGTATCGTACAAGCCTCCGTAACGCAAACCGTTTTCGATCAAAAACCGGTGGCGATATTCGGAGTGTCTAGGGTATTATTACCTAGAGAAATTTTTGGAAATAAACCAATTATATTTAAACCGAGTATCGGAGGTCATTACGCAATTGCGCAACCCCCGAAGACCGCGGTTTCGCCTGAGAGTTCGTCGGCACCGGTGTTTCAAAGAGAAATTAAATCGGAGGCAACTCGATTGGACAG TTGTAGAACAAGACTACAATGGGGGCAAAGGGACAGGAGGTGGAAAGACCATTCAATCCATCAGAGAATCGTTCAATTAAGGGCTTGGATAAACTCCGCAGAGTTGTCCCCCTCTCCTCCATTTTACATTTTAACCTCCACAGGAGCTAAGCTAATGCCTCCGAGTCTATAA
- the LOC141693827 gene encoding uncharacterized protein LOC141693827 isoform X2, which produces MSILGSSSSSSSSNNNGPIFQEFKKQASFFFKEKIKTARLALTDVTPAQLLTEEATNGSLTAPDTRTLKAISKAAFEVDDYFRILEILRSRLVKFDKKNWRTSYQALIVIEYLMTHGPESVAKEFQADKDVIRDMGCFQLIDEKGFNWGLNVRLKSEKILMLLEEGSLLKEERNRARKVSRGIEGFGSFSQRTSSAQGILSESPVTKYARSKSQFIENGDQEDWFSSEEETTKTMFNGSYDSSDKNVRLVSNKEAKGNNSFNSQPLANIETQSVSKENVAPKKEYILGGFDKRNFSGDSRPLLDDENDESRANIVVEEDHPFNASAQLTGASLLSKDHTVQAF; this is translated from the exons ATGTCAATCTTAGggagcagcagcagcagcagcagcagcaacaataaTGGTCCTATATTCCAAGAATTCAAGAAACAAGCTTCTTTTTTCTTTAAGGAAAAGATCAAGACTGCCCGTTTGGCTCTCACTGACGTTACCCCAGCTCAATT ATTGACTGAAGAGGCAACAAATGGAAGTTTAACTGCTCCTGATACGCGTACCTTGAAGGCGATATCCAAGGCTGCTTTTGAAGTTGATGATTATTTTAGGATTCTTGAGATTTTGCGTAGCAG aTTAGTCAAATTTGATAAAAAGAACTGGAGAACATCATATCAGGCGCTGATTGTAATAGAGTATTTGATGACCCATGGACCAGAAAGTGTTGCAAAAGAATTTCAAGCTGATAAAGATGTTATcagagatatgggatgctttcAGCTTATCGATGAGAAAGG ATTTAATTGGGGCCTTAATGTTAGATTGAAATCTGAAAAGATACTGATGCTCCTAGAAGAGGGGTCTCTCCTCAAAGAAGAAAGAAATCGAGCTCGAAAGGTAAGTAGAGGTATTGAGGGGTTTGGGAGCTTCTCCCAAAGGACTTCATCAGCCCAAGGAATTCTGAGTGAATCCCCAGTCACAAAATATGCAAGGTCGAAGTCTCAGTTTATTGAGAATGGCGATCAGGAAGACTGGTTTTCATCAGAAGAAGAAACAACAAAAACAATGTTTAATGGCTCATACGACTCAAGTGATAAGAACGTCCGTTTAGTGTCAAACAAGGAGGCAAAAGGTAACAACTCCTTTAATAGCCAGCCACTTGCAAACATTGAAACTCAGAGTGTTTCCAAAGAAAATGTAGCTCCAAAGAAAGAATATATACTAGGAGGATTTGATAAAAGAAACTTCAGCGGAGACTCAAGACCCCTTCTGGATGATGAGAATGATGAGTCCAGGGCCAATATCGTTGTTGAAGAAGATCATCCATTCAATGCTTCTGCTCAGCTAACTGGTGCCTCCCTCCTGTCAAAGGATCATACAGTTCAGGCATTCTAA